A genomic stretch from Bradyrhizobium sp. 195 includes:
- a CDS encoding hydantoinase/oxoprolinase family protein, with translation MLVAPWRIGIDIGGTFTDVVAIDANGQIEVLKSPSRPDDPTAGVMAALDAVARRLDVATEQLLGGCSMLVHGSTIATNTVLEGKGAKVGLLATKGFRDTLQIRRGIREEPWNHRPPFPDVLVPRRWRLPVGGRLDKDGAELAPLNEADVKAASKAFKNDGVECVAVSFLHSYANRAHERLAMQILGSDWHPDAIFCSHEISPYAGEYGRTSSTVLAAYVSRRVVPDLRSLEGILRQSGLFGPLLLIQSNGGIASVDEIARNPACLLLSGPAAQVGALRHVAATAGMDNLISLEMGGTSCDLALMERGRVHSTDRIDIARYLALVPSVDIHSVSAGGGSIARLDAGGMVTLGPDGAGSTPGPVCYRRGGQNPTNTDAQLVLGRLAPGPFAGGTLDLDDETARKALQRVYGETIGLAPEAAALGVVELMDQNLRHAVEHVSAEGGFDLRKFILVAVGGAGALHTTSVAKSVGCSGVYIPRLAGVFCAFGMLNSDVRLDEVRTIRRSLDQDALQDLEGVAHELETGLRARLMAYGETGGHPIFSRHIDLNYLGQQSQLSAEWTDNDIEGIIASYEERYSRLYGHAHKHSPLMTCALRVSGSRRFPRVSIQKTAGAEYSPQAASKRRVVVSRDIGPLNVSVYEGTGLKPGAHLIGPAIINDMTTTVFIEKDDRLHVDASNNFVVELAVPAQGGAK, from the coding sequence ATGCTTGTTGCGCCCTGGCGAATTGGTATCGACATCGGAGGGACCTTTACCGATGTCGTGGCCATCGACGCAAACGGCCAAATCGAGGTCCTTAAGTCGCCTTCAAGGCCGGATGACCCAACCGCTGGTGTCATGGCAGCGCTGGATGCGGTTGCGCGGCGGCTCGATGTAGCCACCGAGCAGTTGCTGGGCGGATGCTCGATGCTTGTACATGGATCGACAATTGCGACCAACACAGTCCTCGAGGGCAAAGGTGCCAAGGTTGGCCTACTGGCCACCAAGGGATTCCGTGATACCCTCCAAATTCGGCGCGGCATCCGCGAAGAGCCTTGGAATCATCGTCCGCCGTTTCCCGATGTGCTCGTTCCCAGGCGCTGGCGTTTGCCGGTCGGCGGACGACTCGATAAGGACGGCGCGGAGCTTGCACCCCTCAATGAAGCCGACGTGAAAGCCGCGTCGAAGGCCTTCAAGAATGACGGCGTCGAGTGCGTGGCGGTCTCCTTCCTTCACAGCTACGCCAACCGCGCGCACGAACGTCTGGCCATGCAGATCCTTGGATCCGATTGGCATCCGGATGCGATCTTCTGCTCTCACGAGATTTCACCCTACGCCGGTGAGTACGGCCGTACGTCCTCGACGGTGTTGGCAGCCTATGTCTCGCGGCGCGTTGTGCCTGATCTGCGGTCGCTGGAGGGAATTCTGCGTCAAAGCGGATTGTTCGGCCCACTGCTCCTGATCCAGAGCAATGGCGGCATCGCGTCCGTCGACGAAATCGCCCGCAATCCCGCGTGTCTCCTCCTGTCGGGCCCCGCCGCGCAAGTCGGTGCGCTCAGGCACGTCGCGGCGACTGCTGGAATGGACAATCTGATCTCTCTCGAAATGGGCGGCACGAGCTGCGATCTCGCCTTGATGGAGCGGGGACGCGTCCACTCGACCGATCGTATCGACATTGCGCGATATCTCGCGCTCGTACCAAGTGTCGACATCCACTCCGTCAGCGCTGGCGGCGGCAGCATCGCGCGCCTGGATGCCGGCGGTATGGTGACGCTGGGTCCAGATGGCGCAGGATCCACCCCGGGACCGGTATGCTATCGGCGCGGCGGCCAAAATCCGACCAACACGGACGCCCAGCTCGTCCTTGGCCGTCTGGCGCCCGGCCCCTTTGCCGGCGGCACGCTCGATCTCGACGATGAGACGGCTCGCAAGGCGCTACAGCGGGTCTATGGCGAGACGATTGGACTTGCGCCGGAAGCCGCAGCACTTGGCGTGGTCGAGCTGATGGACCAGAATCTGCGTCATGCTGTCGAGCATGTCAGCGCGGAGGGAGGGTTCGATCTTCGTAAGTTTATCCTCGTCGCCGTCGGCGGAGCCGGCGCGCTCCATACCACCTCCGTTGCCAAGAGCGTTGGCTGTTCGGGGGTGTACATTCCCAGACTTGCGGGCGTGTTTTGTGCCTTCGGCATGCTCAATTCAGATGTGCGCCTCGACGAGGTGCGGACCATCCGGCGTTCTTTGGACCAAGATGCGTTGCAGGACTTGGAAGGTGTGGCGCACGAGCTCGAGACGGGGCTGCGCGCCCGCCTGATGGCTTATGGCGAGACCGGAGGCCATCCGATCTTCAGCCGTCACATCGATCTCAATTATCTCGGTCAGCAGTCTCAGCTCTCCGCCGAGTGGACGGACAACGACATCGAAGGCATCATCGCTTCCTACGAAGAGCGCTACAGTCGTCTCTATGGCCATGCCCACAAGCATTCGCCCCTGATGACATGTGCGCTGCGCGTGAGCGGCTCACGGCGCTTCCCTCGCGTTTCGATCCAGAAAACGGCGGGTGCTGAATACTCTCCTCAGGCGGCATCGAAGCGTCGTGTCGTCGTAAGCCGCGACATCGGCCCCCTGAATGTGAGTGTCTACGAGGGCACAGGTCTCAAGCCGGGCGCGCATCTCATTGGGCCGGCCATCATCAACGACATGACCACGACTGTTTTCATCGAAAAAGACGATAGGCTCCACGTGGACGCATCGAACAACTTCGTTGTTGAATTGGCCGTTCCTGCTCAAGGAGGCGCGAAATGA
- a CDS encoding hydantoinase B/oxoprolinase family protein, whose translation MKVIDPISLALGQKQLDHICRTMGWVMARTARSPIFSQSHDFSCFIGSSAGQVVSQADGIPIHTGGGAIALSRLLETFAGRINPGDCFLANDPYVAGGNHLPDFTIMRPVFLNGTLIAFTCNRAHQSDIGGGAAGTYNPKAEEIFHEGLRIPVVKLVARGEIQDDIWRLILLNSRTPDLLDGDLRAMLGSTEIGGKRLQDMAAPPEAEGLSQLFASLLDWAEESFVAAIRQLKPGTYTGVDFFDHDCFETIDARIKTAITVTGDEILVDFAGASPQMRGLKNSSLANTRSAVLFGLISFLGAHIPRNDGVFRRVRVDAPEGSLVNAKPPAPVTSATTYPAHQIIHVIWQALSPAAPELSCAGWSRISHCNTSGIDQGGRYYVAYQWLAQPGAGAVKGRDGFNVMGQITTLGGLALPDVENFETTYPFLVERQEFVTDGGGPGRYRGGTGAEATVRVNYPAEYSFRGEGNGNPTSFGALGGQAAGIGSCSIKFEDGASYVPPRFGVERLPSLTLTIKAADGGGFGSPLERHPAEVLNDVLDGMVSREKAEADYGIILIGGDLKVDEEATRVRRQQLTKVECRP comes from the coding sequence ATGAAGGTGATTGATCCGATCAGCCTTGCTCTCGGTCAGAAGCAACTCGATCATATTTGCCGAACCATGGGTTGGGTCATGGCGCGGACGGCGAGAAGCCCGATCTTCAGCCAGTCCCATGACTTCTCCTGTTTCATCGGAAGTAGTGCCGGACAGGTTGTCTCCCAGGCAGACGGCATCCCGATCCACACGGGTGGCGGCGCTATTGCGCTCTCGCGGCTCCTCGAGACTTTCGCAGGCCGCATCAACCCCGGCGATTGCTTCTTGGCGAACGATCCATATGTCGCCGGCGGCAACCATCTCCCCGATTTCACGATCATGCGGCCGGTCTTTCTGAACGGAACGTTAATCGCATTCACCTGCAACCGTGCACACCAGTCAGACATTGGAGGCGGCGCGGCAGGAACCTACAATCCCAAGGCCGAGGAGATCTTCCACGAGGGTCTGCGCATTCCCGTCGTGAAGCTGGTTGCTCGAGGGGAGATTCAGGACGACATTTGGCGCTTAATCCTCCTCAACTCCAGAACGCCGGACCTGCTCGACGGGGACCTGCGCGCGATGCTCGGCTCGACCGAAATCGGTGGAAAGCGTCTTCAGGATATGGCAGCCCCACCTGAGGCGGAAGGACTCAGCCAGTTGTTCGCCTCACTTCTCGACTGGGCCGAAGAGAGCTTTGTCGCCGCGATACGTCAACTTAAGCCAGGTACCTATACGGGCGTAGACTTCTTTGATCACGATTGCTTCGAAACCATAGACGCCCGCATCAAGACCGCGATCACCGTCACGGGCGACGAAATCCTCGTCGATTTTGCCGGCGCGAGTCCGCAGATGCGCGGGCTCAAAAACAGTTCACTCGCGAACACGCGATCGGCCGTGCTCTTTGGATTGATCTCATTCCTTGGCGCCCATATTCCGCGCAACGACGGAGTGTTCCGCCGCGTTCGCGTCGACGCGCCGGAAGGATCTCTGGTCAATGCAAAGCCTCCGGCGCCCGTGACCTCGGCGACGACCTATCCAGCGCACCAGATCATCCACGTCATCTGGCAGGCGCTCAGCCCAGCGGCTCCCGAATTGAGCTGTGCGGGCTGGAGCCGGATCTCGCATTGCAACACCTCAGGCATTGACCAAGGTGGACGTTACTACGTCGCATATCAATGGTTGGCTCAGCCCGGAGCCGGCGCGGTCAAAGGTCGCGACGGGTTCAATGTCATGGGACAGATCACCACTCTTGGCGGTCTCGCCTTGCCGGACGTCGAAAACTTTGAGACGACCTATCCCTTCCTTGTCGAACGTCAGGAGTTCGTCACCGACGGCGGCGGTCCGGGGCGCTATCGGGGCGGCACCGGAGCGGAGGCAACCGTTCGTGTGAACTACCCGGCGGAGTACTCATTCCGCGGCGAGGGTAACGGCAATCCCACATCGTTTGGAGCTCTCGGCGGACAGGCCGCAGGGATCGGAAGCTGCTCGATCAAGTTCGAAGATGGCGCATCTTACGTTCCGCCTCGTTTCGGGGTTGAACGGCTACCTTCGTTGACCCTGACGATCAAGGCCGCAGACGGCGGCGGCTTCGGTTCACCGCTGGAGCGTCACCCGGCAGAAGTCTTGAACGACGTTCTTGATGGAATGGTCAGTCGTGAAAAGGCTGAGGCAGACTATGGGATCATTCTGATCGGTGGCGATCTGAAAGTCGACGAAGAGGCAACGCGAGTGCGCCGTCAACAACTGACGAAGGTTGAATGTAGGCCGTAA
- a CDS encoding PaaI family thioesterase, translating to MHDSKGTKSSLLSRPDLHEATEGEFKGWRTWTFDSFLNLTGPFWHRVEADRSVRCAFRAQEKHLNGAGNVHGGCFMAFVDYTIFALAGFVLDGQGVTVSLCTDFLGAAREGELIEATGEVTRAGGLLIFVRGELKTSDRLLVTFSGTIKRLRRKAGK from the coding sequence ATGCACGACTCAAAAGGTACCAAGTCAAGTTTGCTGTCACGCCCTGACCTGCATGAGGCCACCGAAGGCGAGTTCAAAGGCTGGCGTACGTGGACCTTCGACAGCTTTCTGAATCTTACCGGGCCTTTTTGGCACCGGGTGGAGGCAGATCGAAGCGTGCGTTGCGCTTTTCGCGCTCAGGAGAAGCACCTCAATGGAGCCGGAAATGTTCACGGCGGCTGTTTCATGGCCTTTGTGGACTATACAATCTTTGCTTTGGCAGGCTTCGTGCTCGACGGCCAAGGGGTTACCGTTTCGCTATGCACCGACTTTCTCGGGGCCGCGCGGGAGGGCGAACTGATAGAGGCCACCGGCGAAGTGACTCGCGCCGGCGGGTTGCTGATCTTTGTCAGAGGCGAACTCAAGACTAGCGACCGCCTGCTAGTGACCTTTTCCGGCACCATCAAGCGGTTGAGACGTAAGGCCGGCAAATAG
- a CDS encoding Lrp/AsnC family transcriptional regulator, translated as MQYDQIDARILEIVQKNNRVTSEVIGEMAGLSATACQRRLKRLRSEGIIEADVSILSPKAVGNPIQMLVMVSLERERSDIIDRFKKAIKSSVEVVNGFYVTGEVDFVLYITARSMEDYEQFTRRFFYANSDIKTVKTMVIVDRVKVGFAVPIETPSEA; from the coding sequence ATGCAATACGATCAAATAGACGCCCGTATCCTGGAGATCGTGCAAAAGAATAATCGTGTAACTTCCGAGGTGATCGGCGAAATGGCAGGACTTTCGGCTACCGCTTGTCAACGACGATTGAAGAGGCTGCGTTCGGAAGGCATTATCGAGGCCGATGTCTCAATCCTTTCGCCGAAGGCGGTCGGAAACCCCATTCAGATGCTTGTGATGGTGAGCCTAGAGCGGGAGCGTTCAGATATTATCGACAGGTTCAAGAAGGCCATCAAATCGTCCGTTGAAGTTGTCAACGGATTTTACGTGACCGGGGAAGTTGACTTTGTCCTCTACATCACCGCGCGTAGCATGGAAGACTATGAGCAGTTCACCCGCCGTTTCTTCTATGCGAACTCGGACATCAAGACCGTAAAGACAATGGTCATCGTAGACCGCGTGAAGGTCGGCTTTGCCGTTCCAATTGAAACTCCATCGGAGGCTTGA
- a CDS encoding electron transfer flavoprotein subunit beta/FixA family protein, translating into MKVLVPVKRVVDYNVKVRVKGDGSGVELANVKMSMNPFDEIAVEEALRLKEAGKATEVVVVSIGPAQASETIRTGLAMGADRGILVKADGTVEPLAVAKILKKIADEEQPGLIILGKQAIDDDSNQTGQMLAALLGWSQATFASKLEVEGSDFKVTREVDGGLQTVKLKGPAIVTTDLRLNEPRYASLPNIMKAKKKPIAEKTVADYGVDATARLEVLKTTEPAGRKAGVKVKDVAELVSKLKNEAGVL; encoded by the coding sequence ATGAAGGTCTTGGTGCCGGTAAAGCGGGTGGTCGATTACAACGTCAAGGTCCGCGTCAAGGGCGATGGATCAGGCGTTGAACTCGCCAACGTCAAGATGTCGATGAACCCGTTCGACGAAATCGCGGTCGAGGAAGCCCTGCGCCTGAAGGAAGCTGGCAAGGCCACCGAGGTCGTGGTGGTCTCCATTGGACCGGCGCAGGCGTCGGAGACGATCCGCACCGGACTTGCGATGGGCGCCGACCGCGGCATCCTCGTGAAGGCCGACGGTACCGTCGAGCCGCTGGCGGTCGCGAAGATTCTCAAGAAGATCGCCGACGAAGAACAGCCGGGCCTGATCATTCTCGGCAAGCAGGCGATCGACGACGACAGCAATCAGACCGGCCAGATGCTGGCCGCGCTGCTCGGCTGGTCGCAGGCGACATTCGCCTCGAAGCTTGAGGTCGAAGGTTCTGACTTCAAGGTCACCCGCGAAGTCGACGGCGGCCTCCAGACCGTCAAGCTGAAGGGACCGGCGATCGTCACCACCGACCTGCGTCTCAACGAGCCGCGCTACGCGTCGCTGCCCAACATCATGAAGGCCAAGAAGAAGCCGATCGCGGAGAAGACCGTCGCCGATTACGGCGTCGACGCCACCGCGCGTCTCGAGGTTCTCAAGACGACGGAACCGGCGGGCCGCAAGGCGGGCGTCAAGGTCAAGGACGTCGCCGAGCTGGTGTCGAAACTCAAGAACGAAGCCGGGGTGCTCTGA
- a CDS encoding electron transfer flavoprotein subunit alpha/FixB family protein, with translation MTTLLIAEHDNASLKDATNKALTAAAALGADVEVLVAGENAKAAADAAAKLAGVKKVLLADGALYAHDLAEPLAALIVSLAPGYDAIVAPATSRFKNVMPRVAALLDVMQVSEIIKVVAPDTYERPIYAGNAIQTVKSKDAKKVITVRTSTFAAAGEGGSAPVESVAAAADPGLSSFVGEEVAKNDRPELTSAKIIVSGGRAMQSRENFAKYIEPLADKLGAGVGASRAAVDAGYAPNDWQVGQTGKVVAPELYVAVGISGAIQHLAGMKDSKVIVAINKDEDAPIFQVADYGLVADLYQALPELTAELGK, from the coding sequence ATGACGACGCTTCTGATTGCCGAACACGACAACGCGTCGCTGAAGGATGCGACCAACAAGGCGCTGACCGCGGCCGCCGCGCTCGGCGCGGATGTCGAGGTGCTGGTCGCCGGCGAGAACGCCAAAGCCGCGGCAGATGCGGCCGCCAAGCTCGCAGGTGTGAAGAAGGTGCTGCTCGCCGATGGCGCGCTTTACGCGCACGATCTCGCCGAGCCGCTGGCTGCGCTGATCGTCTCGCTGGCGCCCGGCTACGACGCCATCGTCGCGCCCGCGACCTCGCGCTTCAAGAACGTGATGCCGCGCGTCGCAGCCCTGCTCGACGTCATGCAGGTTTCGGAGATCATCAAGGTGGTCGCGCCCGACACCTATGAGCGTCCGATCTATGCCGGCAATGCCATCCAGACGGTGAAGTCGAAGGACGCCAAGAAGGTCATCACGGTGCGTACCTCGACCTTCGCCGCGGCGGGCGAAGGCGGCAGCGCGCCCGTCGAGAGCGTGGCTGCAGCGGCCGATCCGGGCCTGTCGTCCTTCGTCGGCGAGGAAGTCGCGAAGAACGACCGCCCCGAGCTGACCTCGGCCAAGATCATCGTCTCCGGTGGCCGCGCCATGCAGAGCCGCGAGAACTTCGCCAAATACATCGAGCCGCTCGCCGACAAGCTCGGCGCCGGCGTCGGTGCCTCGCGCGCGGCGGTCGACGCCGGCTATGCGCCGAACGACTGGCAGGTCGGCCAGACCGGCAAGGTGGTGGCCCCCGAGCTCTATGTCGCGGTCGGCATCTCCGGCGCGATCCAGCATCTGGCCGGCATGAAGGACTCCAAGGTGATCGTCGCGATCAACAAGGACGAGGACGCGCCGATCTTCCAGGTCGCCGATTACGGCCTGGTCGCCGATCTCTACCAGGCGCTTCCGGAGCTGACGGCCGAACTCGGCAAGTAG
- a CDS encoding Crp/Fnr family transcriptional regulator, producing MTTDAPAMLEAPDAAGDAAVKHAGATQPIYQPPVKMRSSSRFFVKNSILAGLPLQDLAAMGEFLEPIVLRERMVLQEPRRHLDHVYFVEAGLVSLRIVAAGSILETALIGRRGAVGATLLWGAHLSTHQAVVLFPGSAHRIRVEDLHCVIQKRPQIREHFVRYVQALNLHCAQTGFCGVRHDLEKRLACWLCLAADAIDAKRLPVTHEYLSSVLGLRRAGVTETLIRFEEQRLIHKTRGVLQIDGRGCLENKTCSCYKLISSAYTATEAMISDAEPIG from the coding sequence ATGACCACCGACGCACCGGCCATGCTCGAAGCGCCTGATGCTGCAGGAGACGCAGCTGTCAAGCACGCAGGTGCCACACAGCCGATATATCAGCCACCTGTTAAGATGCGGTCCAGTTCGCGATTCTTCGTCAAGAACTCCATACTGGCAGGGCTTCCACTGCAAGACCTTGCAGCAATGGGTGAATTTTTGGAGCCAATTGTCCTGAGAGAGCGTATGGTGCTGCAAGAGCCGAGACGCCATCTTGATCACGTCTATTTCGTGGAAGCGGGTCTCGTCTCTTTGAGGATTGTGGCAGCGGGGAGCATTCTTGAAACGGCCCTAATCGGACGCCGTGGCGCAGTTGGCGCTACGCTCCTGTGGGGGGCGCATCTTTCGACGCACCAAGCTGTTGTTCTCTTTCCCGGAAGCGCGCACAGGATCCGCGTTGAAGATCTGCATTGTGTGATCCAGAAGCGCCCGCAAATCCGAGAACACTTCGTCAGATACGTTCAAGCGCTGAATTTGCATTGCGCTCAGACGGGGTTCTGCGGCGTACGGCACGATCTTGAGAAGCGCTTGGCATGCTGGCTATGTTTGGCAGCTGACGCTATTGATGCAAAACGGCTGCCAGTTACACATGAATATCTCTCGTCCGTCTTAGGATTGCGGCGCGCTGGGGTAACCGAGACGCTAATTCGCTTTGAAGAACAGAGACTGATTCATAAAACGCGCGGTGTCTTGCAAATCGACGGGCGTGGCTGTTTGGAGAACAAGACATGCAGCTGCTACAAGCTTATCTCGAGCGCTTACACCGCGACTGAGGCAATGATTTCGGACGCTGAGCCAATTGGTTAG
- a CDS encoding IS5 family transposase, whose protein sequence is MRPKKHKTTGSNDLFRARLDQIINMKHELALLAGKIDWEWIDGEIAPLYSENGRPGIETRFMIGLLLLKHIYGLSDEGVCERWIHDPYFQFFTGEEFFQHVFPHERSDLSHWRKRLGDKLELLLAESLRVAHEAGALRGQDLKRVTVDTTVQPKAITFPTDAKLLHAAIKGLNRLAIRHGVRLRQSYARIAKAAAMMAGRYAYAKQFRRHQRQLRILRGRLGRIIRDIRRKIEGQPALEEAFALPLGRATQIRSQQQRQRGWKLYSFHAPEVECIGKGKAAAPYEFGVKASIVTNNRRAPDGLFVLHARALPDNPYDGHTLRDVIDRTEALTGCAIERAYVDKGYRGHDAQNPRRVFISGQKRGVFGVIKRELRRRSAIEPIIGHLKAEGHLGRCYLKGRAGDAANVVLSAVGHNFRRILAWLRDFWRLILTALIAAICVESALKSAS, encoded by the coding sequence ATGCGGCCGAAGAAGCACAAGACGACGGGATCGAACGATCTGTTCCGAGCCAGGCTGGACCAGATCATCAACATGAAGCACGAGCTGGCACTGCTTGCGGGCAAGATCGATTGGGAGTGGATCGACGGTGAGATCGCGCCGCTCTACAGCGAGAACGGCCGGCCCGGGATCGAGACGCGCTTCATGATCGGGCTGTTGTTGCTCAAGCACATTTACGGGCTGTCCGATGAGGGTGTGTGCGAGCGCTGGATCCACGACCCGTATTTCCAGTTCTTTACCGGGGAAGAGTTTTTCCAGCACGTCTTTCCGCACGAGCGAAGCGACCTGAGCCATTGGCGCAAGCGGCTCGGCGACAAACTGGAGCTGCTGCTGGCCGAGAGCCTGCGGGTGGCGCACGAGGCTGGCGCGTTGCGCGGCCAAGACCTCAAGCGGGTCACGGTCGATACCACGGTGCAGCCGAAGGCCATCACCTTTCCGACCGATGCCAAGCTGCTGCATGCGGCCATAAAGGGGCTCAACCGCCTGGCGATCAGGCACGGCGTCAGGCTGCGGCAATCCTATGCTCGCATCGCCAAGGCCGCCGCGATGATGGCGGGCCGCTACGCCTATGCCAAACAGTTCAGGCGGCATCAGCGGCAGTTGCGTATCCTGCGCGGCCGGCTGGGCCGGATCATCCGCGACATCCGCCGCAAGATTGAGGGCCAGCCAGCACTGGAGGAAGCGTTCGCCCTCCCGCTTGGCCGGGCCACGCAGATCCGCTCGCAACAGCAGCGCCAGCGCGGCTGGAAGCTTTATTCCTTCCATGCCCCGGAGGTGGAATGCATCGGCAAAGGCAAGGCCGCCGCGCCTTACGAGTTCGGCGTGAAGGCCTCCATCGTCACCAACAACCGCCGGGCTCCCGATGGCCTGTTCGTGCTGCACGCCAGGGCGCTACCCGACAACCCCTACGACGGTCACACCTTGCGGGACGTCATCGACCGCACCGAGGCACTCACCGGCTGCGCGATCGAGCGGGCCTATGTCGACAAGGGCTACCGCGGCCACGACGCACAAAATCCCCGTCGTGTCTTCATCTCCGGCCAGAAGCGCGGCGTCTTCGGTGTCATCAAGCGCGAGCTGCGCCGTCGCTCCGCCATCGAGCCCATCATCGGACACCTCAAGGCCGAGGGCCACCTCGGCCGCTGCTACCTCAAAGGCCGCGCCGGCGATGCCGCCAACGTCGTCCTCTCAGCGGTCGGCCATAACTTCCGCCGAATCCTCGCATGGCTCAGGGATTTTTGGCGCCTCATCCTGACCGCACTCATCGCAGCTATCTGCGTTGAGTCAGCCCTCAAATCAGCTTCTTAA
- a CDS encoding amidohydrolase family protein: MFKWLALALSVALLNGSPAAAQDVQGVTLLKAAHLLDPRSGQVLSPAAVLIENGKIVEVGPSLVHAPAHARVLDLGGATLLPGLIDSHTHLFLDAVAPAEAERIRTGRSEPGVLLAIVESPAKRVLTGAKLAREDLESGFTTVRNVGNSGIDGDTELRDAINGGKVEGPRLLASGRKLIARGSYVRNLNPALADAILQQEYLTVAGPDDARAAVQRNVFQGVDQIKVALNHDMSPASLAAVVDQAHRQRLKVLAHAHDRESIQEAIDAGVDSIEHGDEATDQQLKEMRDKGIFLDVTPWVWEKVYPMSPARNDRGRQAEAALVQKVLKSGVKFSAGSDMYLYFPGKTRGEASATMFTALSRSGMPPLDIIRAVTANGAEMLGWQDRIGAIEPGKFADIIAVTGDPLKDISELERVGFVMKEGRVVKNELRPHGSGAPE; this comes from the coding sequence ATGTTCAAGTGGCTGGCTCTAGCCTTGTCTGTTGCGTTGCTCAACGGAAGCCCTGCGGCGGCTCAGGATGTGCAGGGCGTAACGCTCCTCAAGGCCGCCCACCTTCTCGATCCGCGATCCGGGCAAGTACTTTCCCCGGCTGCGGTCCTGATCGAAAACGGAAAGATCGTTGAGGTAGGGCCGTCGCTGGTCCATGCACCCGCGCACGCCCGAGTGCTGGACCTAGGCGGAGCCACGCTCCTGCCGGGCCTGATCGACAGTCACACGCACCTCTTCCTCGACGCGGTCGCTCCCGCTGAGGCGGAGCGCATCCGGACCGGCCGGAGCGAACCGGGTGTGCTCCTCGCCATCGTGGAGTCGCCGGCTAAGCGCGTGCTTACAGGTGCAAAGCTCGCCCGCGAAGATCTGGAGAGCGGCTTTACGACCGTAAGGAACGTTGGGAACTCTGGAATCGATGGCGACACCGAGCTTCGCGACGCGATCAACGGTGGCAAGGTCGAGGGGCCGCGCCTGCTGGCGTCCGGACGAAAGCTGATTGCGCGCGGCTCCTACGTCAGGAATCTGAATCCCGCGCTCGCCGACGCGATCCTGCAGCAGGAGTATTTGACCGTCGCCGGGCCAGACGATGCGCGTGCGGCAGTACAGAGGAACGTCTTCCAGGGCGTCGACCAGATCAAGGTTGCTCTCAACCACGATATGTCCCCGGCGAGCCTCGCGGCAGTGGTCGACCAGGCGCACCGCCAACGCTTGAAAGTGCTTGCGCATGCCCATGACCGAGAGAGTATCCAGGAAGCGATCGACGCCGGCGTGGACTCGATCGAACACGGAGACGAAGCCACGGATCAGCAGCTGAAGGAGATGCGGGACAAGGGCATCTTTCTCGACGTAACCCCATGGGTATGGGAGAAAGTCTATCCGATGTCACCCGCGCGCAACGATCGGGGCCGCCAGGCCGAAGCGGCGCTCGTGCAGAAGGTCCTGAAGTCGGGCGTGAAGTTTTCGGCAGGATCAGACATGTACTTGTACTTCCCTGGCAAGACCCGCGGCGAGGCTTCCGCCACGATGTTCACCGCTCTGAGTCGGTCAGGTATGCCGCCGCTAGACATCATACGAGCCGTGACCGCCAACGGCGCGGAAATGCTGGGCTGGCAGGACCGGATCGGCGCGATCGAACCCGGCAAGTTTGCGGACATTATCGCCGTGACTGGAGACCCGCTCAAGGACATCAGCGAGCTGGAGCGCGTCGGATTCGTGATGAAGGAGGGACGGGTCGTGAAGAACGAGTTGCGTCCCCATGGCTCAGGAGCGCCAGAATGA
- a CDS encoding IS66 family transposase has product MEATPAQAAIKIDASANQKGRRATLTFELRIKKLKRKLYGQRSERTARLLEQLELESKNSSPRRARMSFPAQAAASKTQNVRPFMRKRLVRKPWPDDVERERVVIEGPMTCAGGSRLAKIGEDVTKTLEEIPRRFKLIETVRDKFTCRDCEKTASRRRRSMPRRAGSSAHNC; this is encoded by the coding sequence TTGGAAGCCACGCCCGCGCAAGCTGCGATCAAAATAGACGCAAGCGCCAATCAAAAGGGCCGCAGAGCTACGCTTACTTTCGAGCTGCGGATCAAGAAGCTCAAACGCAAACTGTACGGGCAGCGCTCCGAGCGCACGGCACGGCTGCTCGAGCAGCTGGAGTTGGAGTCGAAGAACTCGTCACCACGGCGAGCGAGGATGAGCTTTCCTGCGCAGGCCGCAGCGTCGAAGACGCAGAACGTCCGCCCCTTCATGCGCAAGCGGCTGGTGCGCAAACCATGGCCGGATGACGTCGAACGCGAGCGCGTCGTCATTGAGGGTCCAATGACCTGCGCCGGTGGATCGCGGCTGGCGAAGATCGGTGAGGATGTGACCAAGACGCTGGAGGAGATCCCGCGCCGCTTCAAGCTCATCGAGACGGTACGCGATAAATTCACCTGCCGCGATTGCGAGAAGACAGCCAGCCGCCGACGCCGTTCCATGCCACGCCGCGCGGGTTCATCGGCCCACAATTGCTAG